Below is a genomic region from Xiphophorus hellerii strain 12219 chromosome 17, Xiphophorus_hellerii-4.1, whole genome shotgun sequence.
TAACATGGCACAGTACACATTTGTCATGTACGATCATTTGAGTCAAACTTTTACTACAATTGTAAAACCTGATCATAGACATTATACAGCACAAGTGTTTAGTTATAACCATAacctgtcaagtctcccgtttcTTTCCAGGAAACCTCCGTATTTTACCTCCCTCTCTCCCGTATTAGTATTTTCCCTAATATCCCGTATTGTTCCCCCCCCAATAGGATTCAACATCAAAAACACGCAAACatacacaaagaaaatattcagtcaTTTACATGTTCCTGTTTTTAGGCTTGAGGTTTATTTTGGGATTATCAATATGCTGTGGTAGGTTAGCTTCCGCGTGACGTCACGCTGCAACGTGTGGAGAGATCAAGTCAATATGGCTGCCGTCACTCTGTCTGATCAACGAGAACGTCTTGCTGGTCGTATTTTCTGATTTGACTTTGTGGGGTTCCAGCTGCGCCTGATGCAGCTCTGGATCACATGGAGGAGTTGGAGGCCAGACTCCAGAAAGTGGATTTgtctgccacactttttagcTGTTTCTGTGCCTCTGACGACCAGTTCCGCTTCTACACCAAATTTCCATCTGAGCGTGTTTTCCGGATATTCTGGCAGTCCGTTGCACCCTCTGCATCCTGTCTTGCGTACTGGAGCAGGGCGCAGAAACTGGAAGCGATTGCTGCAGCCGGCCTCTGATGGACGAGTTCCTCATCTACTCTTTCAGGGTGGCAGTGGGCATGAAGGAGCAACTTATTGCTGACATGTTTCAGGTCAGAGTTGCTACTGTCAGCCGAGTCTATTACTATCAGCTACCTCTATCTAGTGTTCTCTCCCATCAACACGTGTCTCAGTCGTGAGGAGGTGAAAGCCAGTCTGCCTCAGAGATTCCTGAAGTTGTCTCCAAATGTCCGCATCATCTTGGGCCGAACACACGTTTCCCTGGAGGCAGAGCCATCTGAACGGCTCTGCGCCCGCAGACGGCGCTGCGCTCCGAAGGGCCTGCTGGGAGCGGCTGACCTTCATCTCAGCGCTGCGTCTCTCACGGAGACGTCACCACGGTCAGCGAACTCCTTCCTCTGCTGGAGCCGGGCCACCAAGTCGTGGCACACAGAGGCTTCCTGGATCACGTTGGAGCCAAACTCTCTGTTCCACCATGCAGGCATCCTGaccagttcaaccagttcaGCCAGTCAGACGAGACATGGGCCAGAGTTAAGAGCTTCCACATCTGGGACTGTGCTGCTGTGTTCTGGCAAATTTCCAAAATGACTAAAACTCCTGAACCGTTTCTTCATGCTTTGGATTTGAACTCAGTTTTTCCAGCTCAACATGAAGTAACCAACtaaattgaaacattttcagttggcAGCATGCAGGTTATTTATGCTGGTCTTGGAAAACGTTCTTTCCTGCAATACAATTTCTCCATAAATTTTccatattataataataaaaaagcagaatttgtggCGACAGAACAAAGCAGGCGTTGTGTGAAACAGTGACGGTCTGCTGGGTGAGGTGGCCTGCAGCCTCTGAGCGTTTCTGCGAGTCGTTCTTGTTTTTTAGACAAATTATGCCCAGGAACAAAGAGTCGTctgctttttccttttctctccctAAACTTCAGATGCTTTCTCCTCTCATCGTTTGTCTTGATATCTGCCCGTTTACATTCCTAACAGGAACACGGCACTAAGTGTTATTTTCTCTGATTATCTGCACTAAACCCTCTCGGTGTGATCGCTGTTTCCTGGATGCAACTCAAAGAAATgatttgaagatattttttctcTGAAGTTTCTATTAATTTAGTGAAATTCAGAAGGAGatgtgttaaaaatgaaagCCAGGTGGTGGTAGAAAGCTTCCTGTCACGCTGACAGAATGCCAAAGTGATGAAGGTCTATGAAAAGAGACTATATCATAGAAAATGTTAATAGACAGGTCAGTAAATGAGCTTCAGTTCCTGTTTTCATTCAGACTATTCCAAGAATCACATGGGAACAAACTACCATCAGCTGTTCGTAGTGTAAACAGACATGTAGTTTAAATGCATGGTGACCCGGTCTAAGGGACGCTGGACCGGAGCCGGGTCGGCAGTTCTGACCTGAGTCTAATAGGTCTGGACCTTTTCTGTCTGAAGTCGACATCAGCTGGTTtccagtttggtttgtttgggaTCTGAACTGGTTTATGTTGGAGGCTCATTATTTCAGagctggttttggttctggttctgttgttgTAAGGTGGCCCATCTGCCAGCAGAGGAGATGTTCTGGTCTGGTCCGGTCCGTTAATCCGAGGGTCGGATGATGAGTAGTAAACATCTTAATCCGGCCGATCAGCTTAACGCACATTTACCTTCCTCCAGACGCAAAGTTCTGacccagagcagaaccagcaggtctggaccagaaccagcaggaagcTCCTCAGTAAAAGCTTGAAGCTCCGTCAGTcagactgacaggaaacagaaaacactcATCTATTATGAACAGCagggagagtgtgtgtgtcggtgtgtgtgtgcgtgtgtgtgtgtgtgtcagtgtgtgtgtgtctgtgtgtgtcagtgtgtgtgtgtcagtgtgtgtgtgtgtgtcggtgtgtgtgtgtcagtatgtgtcagtgtgtgtgtgtcagtgtgtgtctgtgtgtgtgtgtcggtgtgtgtgtgtgtcagtgtgtgtgtgtcggtgtgtgtctgtgtgtgtgtgtcagtgtgtgtgtgtgtcagtgtgtgtgtgtctgtgtgtgtgtgtcagtgtgtgtgtgtgtcagtgtgtgtgtgtgtcagtgtgtgtccTGTCAGCTCCTCCTGCTGTAGCCGTTTGTTCGCAGAGACATGAATGATTGAGGAGCAGTGAGGCTTTCTGCAACGCTCAACACCTGCTATTAATGTttacacactgacacacacacacacaccgacacacacacacactgccatATTTCCATCTCaggaactggttctggttctgtgggtCAGTTTCCTGTAGAACTGAACCAGAATCTTTCTGATAGATGTAGAGCAGATAGATGTTGAGCTCTGTATGTAGATTAGGTTTCTAGACTGCTTCTTTAAACTGGCAGTTCTGTGGACCGGAACCGGGTCGTGTAGTAAACCCAGTCTGAAATAgaattaagctaaataaaaagctgatgttagttttttttctgataaatctctgcagctcaaattaattctgttttgttttttattcatattagtTTCTGctagttttataattatttagttttctgttttttggtttCTCTCCCTTTAATCATCTCAGGTTATAAATGTGACTGTAGATAAACTTTCAGTAAAACAGGTTAAAGCAGAACCATTAgtgctgacctttgacctgctgaccTTTGACCAGCTGAGGGTTCTGGCCCGCTTAGATCTGGCCCAGTTTTCTTGGTTCTGGTGTTTCTGTGATATTTCTCTAGATCCCTGGAGGCGTTTTCCATCTGAGTGAATGAATCTGAGTGGGCAGGTCCCATCTGCCATTTTCCAGGTTATTCTCTAAGTtgaccaccagagggcagcagatcCGTCGTGTTGGACCTTTAAATGTCTCAGGTCACCTGAACTGGATCAGAGGAAAGAGTCTCAGTTCAGCAGATCTGAGTTATTGGATGTTTTGGTCATCCCCTAAAGCAGAACCAGGTCTGACCCTTGACCTTCTGTCCCCTCAGATATGGCGACATGGTCCCAAAGACCATCATGGGGAAGCTCTTCGGCTCTGTCTGCTCCCTGAGCGGCGTGTTGGTCATCGCCCTGCCCGTCCCTGTCATCGTGTCCAACTTCAGCCGCATCTACCACCAGAGCCAGAGAGCCGAGAAGAGGCGAGCGCAGAAGGTACGGGCCTTCCTCACACCTGCACAGTCTTCCTCATCCTGAGACGGTTGATGATGCGAGGAGCCGCCGTGTTGGAGCAGGAAGTCCGCCTTGCTAGTTCTATCTGGGGTTGGTGTGGCTCCCAGTTTCGCAGTAGGTAGTGTGACTTTGGAGAGCGTTCCAGTTGACTTTCCCACTGGGAAGCTGGAATTTCCCACTTCTGAGTGCAACTGGAACGCAACATCAGAACAAACTGCTTCACCTGACCTTCATCACCTGGATCCACATGAGAAGAACCAAATCTGCAGATGGGTGGAGGGAGCGCACCAGGCAGCAGGTAGCAGCTGATTGGTCCAGATCTGGAGGTAACCATAGAGACAagccctccctctctccctgtCAGATTGAGTGGCTGCAGGTTGCTGCACGTGCAATGACCTCAGTGGACCTGCAGcagtcaaaggtcaaaggtcagagatGGTCTGCTTGTGTCCGGGTCCAGAACTTGGTTGGATCATGGTCAGACAGCAGCCTGTAGTTCCACCTTTTGCCCACTAGGTGGCGATACGAAGCTTCTGCTTGTTATAATCTACAGTTTGTGTGGCTCCTTCAGCGCCACCTGGTGCAGCCTGACGGTGGTGCAGCCTGAAGCGGCTGCTTCAGGCTCCAGCAGGACAAAACTGTTCAGATCCATCTGCAGGTCACTGCTGCTCATTCGTCCCATCATGGACGCCCTCCTGACCTCGTGACCTCTTGTTTATACTTGAGGGACATCCAAGCTAGTGTTCAGGTTGCTTCTcagggtttgttttggttggattTTCGTTGCCTTCAGGAGTCTGAAGAGATGAAACTTCAGTCCCAGGCAGTTCCAGGCAGACCCTGGCGACCGTTTTACACCTCTGGTCCGGTCCAGCACTGATCCGGTCATCAGAAACCTCCTGCTGCTCTCTAAGCCGCCTGAAACCAAGCAGCTGCTGAGATTAGCATGAATGGCTGCTGTTTCTGTACTTCTCTACCTCAGTGGTCTCAAACTGGACTCCTCAAGTGCCGAAGTTCTGAAGCTTCTAGATGTGTTCCTTCTCGAACTTGACTTAAAAGTCTGAACTGCCTGGAGCAGTccagagagaggcagagagaggcTGCAGGAGACCAAACCTTGatggcctggagtttgagaccacAGGTTTAATCTGTCAGCATGTGGAGGAATGAACCAATCAGCATGCAGGATCATTGTGACCCAGAGGACAGGCCGAGGAGCCAATCAGCTGGTGAGGTGTTGTAGCAGATCTGTGTCCCAGCCACGGTCCTCCAGGCAAGGCtctgcagcagaagcagcagctctggcTATTGGTCAATGGAGGTTCTTCTGCAGACATCAGGTGTTTCCCTCCACCTGTAAGATCCTCTTGATCAGCTTTCTGAACCTTCTCTGTCTGAGACGAAGCTTTGAGCAGCAGCTCCGGGTCGGATGTCCTGACTCTGTCCCTCTGGGTCACATTCAGCCTGAAACCTGCTGCTGGGGGTTAACAGCTGGGATCCTCTGAATGCGCTGATGCTGGTCCAGTCCGGATGTGTCCACCACAGCATGGTGGCTCAGATAATGGCAATGTTTGTGTCCTACAGGCATCCAAAGAAGCAGGCCAGGCACTGGTGTGCAAGATCAACCCCAACTTTGAGCTGCAACATCACCACCTGCTCAACTGCCTGGAGAAAACCACGGTGAGAACCTGAGGTCAGAGAGAACCTGCCCCTGAAGTCAGCGCATGATCTTCTCACTTCCCCTTTGCTCCTCAGAACCACGAGTTTGTGGACGAGAAGTTGTTTGAGTTGAGCTGCCGGGACCTAAGTCCGGTAAAGCAGCTCTCTCCatcttcctccatctcctcGTCCTCACCTCATGGCTTCTTCTGCTGTGGCCACAAGATAAGGAAGACCTTCAACATCCCCAACTCCAACATGTCTCTGGGTCTGCAGGGCAGCATCCAGGAGCTGAGCACCATCCAGATCAGGGAGCGGCCAATCATCAACAGGTTGGTGCAGATCCATCAAGGTGGTCATGGTTCCTTATCCTCATGGAGGTTCCTGATATTCAGGCTAATGAGCATCAGAAACCTTCAGAAGATCATGAAAGGTCACAGCTTGGGTTATGTCTGGATGACGGATGAGTAGCAGCAGGTTCTAGAGATTCTAAAACTGGTTCTGGAGTTTTTACTTGGGTTTAGATTATCAaaacgttgcaggacactggcccttgtggcctggagtttgagactgCTGCTCTGAAAGAATCAGAATCTCTGAGATATTGAGGAGCTTTTAGAGCCACCATATCTGTGGAGATTTCAGCAGCTGTGAAGGTCCCACATGATAGATTAATTCAGAGATCAACTTTTCAGCTGCTGAACCACAGAGAGGCAGTTCTGGTCTGTTCCCTGCAGCCGTACTGAGCAAACACATGGCAGCATCTGGTCACGTGCCGCGGTCATGTGACGGAGCGTTCCCATGCAGTCAGACGGCAGGAATCCAGAGTATGCATGTCTGTGGGAGGACTGGGAACCAGCTCCTGGTTTTTCAGTTTCAGCCATGAGGTGACGACTGATGGAAGATCTGCAACCTGAACAATCAGACCTAATGGACACCTGAACTGTTTTACCTGTCGGACCCCCTGACAAGTCACCCTAACGGACAACTGAGAGGCAGGGGTGTAATACTGACTGACTGAAACTTCACAGGAGAACCACAATACTCAcaaatcatttattgtgaaGCAAAATATAAATGACCAAATATTGACTCCAGATGTTAACTCCAGAACATTCTCCTGTTTGTCTTCCTGTCCCAGTCGATCCAGTCTGAATGCCAAGTTTGAAGAGACGCTCCCTCTGAACTGTGAGCCGCCATACCTTTTCCCGTCTGTCGTCAGCATTCCCACACCTAACACCACTCCAGACGGAGACCGGACCTCCGGTTCTCCTGACCACTGCCAGGCCAACATCGTCCGGGTTTCTGCTCTCTAGAGTCCAGCTGGCCGAGGGGCTGACAGTGGGAGGACGTCCCAGAGAGGAACGTCTtcaactgaaacaccaacacTGCTGTAATTACTCTGCGTTCCAGGTCTGGCCGCATCCACAGGAGTCTGGGGAATCTTCAGCTCAAACACTGGAGACAATCCAGTTAGGAACAAACCAACCAGAGCCTGCAGACCtgctggttccactggttctACTGGGTTGGAGGCCATATTACTGAGCCACTCAGGGTTTCCAGTGATTTTACTGGGATATCCCACTTAGGGTCATGACCCAACATTAACCTAAGGAACCccaaaataaccaaacattttcttcttgttcaCCACTGAAAACATCTCCAGCCCTCTGCCCCAGGAACTACTTCTTCCAGTAGTTTGTGTTCTTAACCAAAGAACAGAGAGCAAGTAGTGAACCGCTTTTAAAGACCGGAAACAGAAATAGCTGAAACTTCAACCAGCTCACCACCAGGAGGCAGCATAACGGGTGGATACCGGAGGAGAACTAGAGCCAGAATCCAGCAGGGTTTCCTTCAGATGATTGCGAATGAGCTGACCGAGCAGCCGTCTGCTGCACCCAGGTTTTATCTGCTGGTAAATTTGGTTGCTATGTGAGACGACATGATGGGCTGTTTGTGGTGCTTAGCAGAGAAATCTTTTTGCTGTGAtatctttatcattttttaatctttctgcCTATGCATGTTAATGTAAACAGTCATGTTGAGTCTCCTGAGCTAGCGCTCAGATTTACAGCATGCTCCTGAACGCTTTGCTCTACCACAACTCGTCTGGGAGGAAAAGGACCGAGAGGATTATTGTCCTTCGTTGTTTATtagaataaaactgaatgaaatcacttaaaaatatttagtggAAACGGCCTGTTAGCCGCTGGTTTAGAGCACGGCGGCTGTTAGCAGCTAGTTCTCCTTCATCACTTCCTGCCTGGATGCTGCGTTCCAGTGAGGCAACAGGCTGGAATATTTCTGTTCATATGAGTCATTCTGttgttattaatgtttttatgagaTCCATAAAGGTCTTTAAAACCTAAGCGACTCTTAACTGGACGCCTCCTCCTGATGATGACCAGGCTGAGGATGGAACTTCCCCGCATCACTTCCTGGTttcggaacaggaagtgatgatgATCCAGCCTTCATCCTGCTCCTGTGGTTCTGGTTTGGCTGGATGGATTCAGTCCAACTCTGGTTGTAAAAGATCTGCTCGCAGTTTCTGGTGAACGTGTCATGTTCTTCCATTCTGTGATGATATGAAGTTTTCAGCCACAGGATATTTTCCTAAAGCCATGCATGTGTGGAGCAAACAGGAGTGATTATTTATCTGTTCAATAAAGACCATTATTATCACTTCTCCTGGCCTCCATCATTCTGACCCAACCATCGTCCAGCAGGTGGACAGTCCAGCAGGGTCACTGGACCGGCCGAAACTTTAAGATCGACTGCAGCAGCCTCAGCTCCGCTACCGGCAGCACCAACAGGTCCAGGTGTCCATTAGGGAGTGAAGCAACAGTTCAGTTCCTGACCTTCATAGATGACGGGTTCAAAGGTTGCTTCTGGTCCTCTGGACACTCATCCTGAGCTGATGGGGACTTTTCCGTCCCAGTACCATCCAGTCTGAGCAGCGCCAAGACGTTTCTGGGTTGGGTTCTGGTCCGTTTATCCTGGCAGATTGgttgcagcagcaacagcaaacaTCCTGACACAGAGCCTCGTCAGGTCTGACTCCTCTGTGGTTTTCTGGACCGGTAGACCAGTAGACCAATGGAGCTCCACTGGCCTAATGGAGCCAATTGGCCCACTGGCAGTAAACCGTCTCCAGGAGCACCAAGCTGCCTCCAGCTCTGGCTACATCCTGGTTCCTGGCTCCCAGATTACTCCAGATTCTGTGGTTCTGTACGGTGGAGTCAGTATAACCCTTTCCATGCGGCGCCGGGCGCCTCCAGGTCCTCCGGCCCGGCCTCAGCAGCTCTCTGGTCTCCGGGTCCGACCCGGTCGTCAACGCTGGTTCCGTTGGTGGCTACGACTGAACCGGACTCTCCAGGCAGCCCAGGGGTTCCGTATGAGTCTGGCTGCTGATGGTGGCGGCCGTAGTACAGCGCCCAGAGCAGCGTGAGGGTGAGCGCCATGGCCAGGATCTGCGCCACGCCGATAGAAACCCCCAAGAAACGCAGAACCTGCAGCGGCTTGGTTCCCCGGATGAAGCGGTAGACCTTCGGACCGCAgccctgaaacacaaacaggaggctgtgattggctgagagtCCGGAGCTGTCCTGGCCAATCAGAGGCGGCGAGGCTCACTTCCTGGTGCAGGTCACTGAGGTCATGCTGGTGGGCGCGACCAGCACAGCCGGGGAACTGATTGGTGCAGCAGGAGTCAGGAGGAAACTCCATCTCTGTCATCTCCAGCCAGTCGGTGAAGTAGATCACCCCACAGCACTGAAACTGgtcacaacaaacacacacacacacacacacccacacacacacacacacacactgtaagcGCACAGGTCACATGACCATAGCAGCtctctgtgagtgtgtgtgtgttacctgtgTCTGGAAGCTGTCCCAGGTGTGTGTGAGCCACTGGTAGCGCTGCAGGCTGTAGTCCGGCATCCGGGACTTCAGGCTTATCATGTCGGCTCGCTGGACTGAGGGctgtgcacgcacacacacacacacacacgcatacacacattTGTCAGTGATCGTGGCCTTGGCCGTCTGCATGTTTCCATCATCAGCTGAAGGAACCGCTAGCTGAGGCTAACCTGCTGCCTCCTGCTCAAGCAGATGTTAGTATTTCAATCATTATCTCATTTAGCAGTTTAGCTTCCggtattttctgtgtttagtggtttagctttagcttctgttgacatttttatgtttggcGTTAGCGTAGCTAAGATCTTTTGGTTAGTGAATCGAACTTTTCAGTTAGCTGTGCCGCCACTGGGATAACTACTGGTGATGTAATGACAACCATGGcggccatttttaaaaaatgtttaccagaaaaaggaaagaagatcaagaaaatattaaaggtTCAAAATATGTTGGCACCAAATATTCATCTAATTGTCCATTTTAGTGACTAAAATGAATTTCCATTATGacagccatcttgaaaaatcAAACTATTATCAGTAAATCAGTATGAGTAATGTGGGTCTAATTATGTATGATTTGGTACCAAAAGTATTCATCtgtgataataataaataataataacatttccTTGATGAccatggcggccatcttgaatttttccactttttccacCACTTTTTTTTGGAGAGGTACTGGAAGCTGATCTGAGAGCAGCGGGCCGGACATGTCTCACATTTCTGGTTATTCTTAGAACCGGCTCGGGCTGGAGCCTCTGGTTCTGGGCCGGCAGCTGCTCAGCTCTACACGCCGGTTCGGTTGGGGCTAGCCTGGTTCGGGTGGGAAAGTTTCACCTTACAGGTTTTGTCCAGAACAATTAAAGCAGACCAGAAAGTTCTGACGCTAAGCCTCTCTAGAACCATTGTTCTgaggttctggtcgggttctgcTGACCTGTGGTTCTGAAAACGTGACGGTTCCTCACCTCGTCGTAGGTCCAAACTGCAGAGGCCAGCTCCACACAGAAGATCACCAGCAGGCTGCAGAAGTACTGGAACACAACAGAACAGAGTCAGACCCAAACGGGTCAGAACTGGACCTCCTTCTGTCTCAGAACCATCACCTGCCCAGTCTATCtgttctggaccagaaccaaacgagttatcaataaaccaataaaactgGAGTAGACCTGCCAGAACCAGGAGCTGGAGCTATTCTTTAGTGAGGAACAAGACCAGAACCACAGAGAAGAGAGCAGGAAGCGGACCTTCAGAACCAGGAGCATCAACAGAACCACCATGACTGACCAGGACACTGAGGAGGTCCAAACGGTTCCGACTGAAGTGTTCAGAACTTCCAGTCCGCTGGTTCTGGAGTGAACGCCACtggtcaggttctggttcctcgcCTGGCTCTActggttctggaaggttctgcTCTGACCCGCTAGCTGAGTGCTAGCCGCTGGTTCTGATGACCCGGTCCAGCCTGGCTTGAGGTCCAATGTTTGTTCAAATATTCTGGATGCGCTAGATGTTGTAGATCTAGATATTCCAGATGCTCCCGGTGCTCTAGACCTATGAGTTCCAGATGTAcccagcagagcagcagcaggcggCAGCGCAGCGCGCCGCAGTAGCCCAGCatgctgaggatgaggaggaggcaGCAGACGGAGATGAAGACGGGATGGACAGCCGCAGAGTAGGAGCGGACGGCGGCTTCCTCCAACCTGCAGCAGGAAACACCACATCACCACGCTGCCACTACCGTGCTGTCACCATCGGTCCGGACCCTGGGTCGGGTCAGACAGaacctgatcagaaccagcagaatgCTTGGTCCAGAGAGACGGTTCCGAGTGAATGgagaacctccagaaccagacTGGACTCACCTGGTGTGGGCTGTCAGGGTCAGGACGGAGTTCAGGGTGTCTCTGATCCACGCTGCCACGCCGAGCACACACACCGACATCAGCTGctcacacacagagaaagagagagagagacacacacacacacacagagagagagacacacacagacacagagagagacacacacacagagagagacacacacacagagagagacacacacacacagggaggTAAACAGGGATCAGGTTTTGAGTCTGACATAAATATCCGTCAGAATGTGAGACACGCTGGGACAGATGCAGCCCGGCCCGGTTCGGTTCCCCTTAAACATTAATCTGAGTCGGAACcggctgctggttctgctgggtttcAGCCGGGCCCCCTGTCTcctggcggtggcagcatcatgctgaggcgGCTCACCCAGAGCAGCAGGTTGAGGGCGTACAGCAGGCAGCGCAGACACCTCACCGCGTCCTGCCGGGCCATGGCCCGGCCCGGTGCCGCTCACCTGGGCCCGGGACCCCGGGAGCCCATGTCACTGCGCGGCCCCGGCCCGGCGCTGGCTGCTAGAACCGGAACCGGAGGGCCGCATTCCCCCCCAACaggcggttctggttctgctcagctCCGAGGCGGAGAAGGTGGTTCCGATCCTCCCCAACCCAAcatcctttctttgttttaatcgGGTCCAACAGAACCGGAGTGCCAGCTGAGAGCACACAAACATCCAGTGATCTGCTCCAGAACCTCCTGTCGCTCCAGAACCGGCTGCTGAGCCCGGGAGCTGCAGCGTCCCGTCCTGCTGCCGGTCCTCCTAAATAAAGCCGACCGGGCCGCTCCCCCCACGGCCCGGCCCGCCCTCTGTCCCTCCGTCACGCTCCGGTCCTGGGGGAGGACAGAGGAATGTGTCCGCCTCCAGCCGGGAGCCACGGGGTCAGCAGGCcgtgaggaagaggatgaagcTGCAGGGaggaagcacacacacacacacacacacacacacacacacacacaccctggcTTCCGCTGCTATCTTTATGAGGACATGTCATCCATTCCCATTCACTGAAAACAGAACACCGCGCCGCGCTGATCCAACTGATCTCTCAGTTATTGGTTGATTATGTGAG
It encodes:
- the tspan12 gene encoding tetraspanin-12 isoform X2 translates to MSVCVLGVAAWIRDTLNSVLTLTAHTRLEEAAVRSYSAAVHPVFISVCCLLLILSMLGYCGALRCRLLLLCWYFCSLLVIFCVELASAVWTYDEPSVQRADMISLKSRMPDYSLQRYQWLTHTWDSFQTQFQCCGVIYFTDWLEMTEMEFPPDSCCTNQFPGCAGRAHQHDLSDLHQEGCGPKVYRFIRGTKPLQVLRFLGVSIGVAQILAMALTLTLLWALYYGRHHQQPDSYGTPGLPGESGSVVATNGTSVDDRVGPGDQRAAEAGPEDLEAPGAAWKGLY
- the tspan12 gene encoding tetraspanin-12 isoform X1, with the translated sequence MARQDAVRCLRCLLYALNLLLWLMSVCVLGVAAWIRDTLNSVLTLTAHTRLEEAAVRSYSAAVHPVFISVCCLLLILSMLGYCGALRCRLLLLCWYFCSLLVIFCVELASAVWTYDEPSVQRADMISLKSRMPDYSLQRYQWLTHTWDSFQTQFQCCGVIYFTDWLEMTEMEFPPDSCCTNQFPGCAGRAHQHDLSDLHQEGCGPKVYRFIRGTKPLQVLRFLGVSIGVAQILAMALTLTLLWALYYGRHHQQPDSYGTPGLPGESGSVVATNGTSVDDRVGPGDQRAAEAGPEDLEAPGAAWKGLY